The genomic interval CATGAATTGGGCCTTAgtacacaataaaaattaTCCCTTTTATTAATACCTGGACAGATCTACAAATGTGACCACCCTGGCTGCCCTAACCCTGGATGCTACCGATCAGCGGGAAGTGCTAAGGAAGATGTATTCCCTTGTGAGCGCTCTGGCTGTCCTGGCAAGTTCCGTCTGATGAGGTACTACATAGCACACAAGTTTTAGAAAGTCACTAAAACCTTCAGGTTCAGGCTACAGCTAAATCAGGAAATAATGTTATTTAAGATATTCAGAAAGTAAGCACCATCCAAAAGTCAGTCATAGgtacataaaaaataacaaagaagcTTTTCTGAAAACTGGGTTATAAAATCTTACCCCTCAAAATGACTCTTACAGGAATAGTACCAGCTTGAAGTTCTTTGTATAAAAATGTGTTCTGCTTTTTTGAACTTTGCATATGAAAGCAATGAGCTGTAATCAGCATCATTGTTGTGTTGCCTTTCAGACATATGTATTACCTACTATGTATTCTGCTTTCCTGAGCTTTGAATGTGATAGCAATAAGCAGTTATATccattgttgttgtgttgCCTTTCGTACATGAGTATTGCATACTATGTGTTCTGCATCCTGGAACTTTGCATGAGAAATCAAGAAGCAGTACTCACCAATGTTGTTGTGTCGCCTTTCAGACATGTATCATTTGTAGATTGTCCGGGCCACGACATTCTTATGGCCACCATGCTCAACGGTGCCGCTGTCATGGACGCTGCTCTCCTCCTGATCGGTATATTTTGCTCTCtgttctctctctctctctttgaGGCTTACCAGCATTTGCATTAAGTGGCCACCCCAGAAGTCTCAATCtacaaaaatataacaatCAAATGTGTTGACACTGTGTATATACATGATGAAAAAGGCCCAAAGCAATTGTTTACAAGCatgattaattattttttcaatagagAATTGGTTATTCAACTCAAGATAGATTGTTATCGAGGAAGTggctgatttttttacatgTGAGCAAACGTCTTGTAAAAAGAAAGCATACAACAGATCTAGGTCTGTTTGTCAagtatgaaaattattttcggCTGCAAGTCAACACATGAGATTGAGGAAAGAGTATTTGTAGTCTGGACATTAGGGCTCCAACTAATGTGGTTATGTACTAAAGCTAAGCCAGTAATTTGCCTAGTGTATTGAATAAGTGTATTGTTTGTTGTAAGTTTCTAAGTTAGTCATGACATTGTTTTTATAGCTGGTAATGAGTCTTGTCCCCAACCTCAAACATCGGAGCACCTGGCAGCCATTGAGATTATGAAGCTAAAACACATCCTAATCCTGCAAAACAAGATTGATCTTGTTAAGGAAAGCCAAGCAAAAGATCAGTATGACCAGATTCTGAAATTTGTACAAGGTATGTATTTTGCAGGGTTCATTTTTTGCACAAGATAAACTACAGTTGTAACCACCATTTGCTGAAAGGGATGGGCAGTCATAGTTATCATATGGCTTCAAAGCAATGTAGAAAACAGGGGAAAGAGATTATGACAGCTGGCCAAATGCAAATCGTAATTGCTCTTTGGCTGGAATTGATCTCTGACCTTGGCACATCAAATTCATGTTTTCATCATGACATAAAAGTGTATCAATTTATTGGGATTTCTTAATGCATGGACAGAAATATTTAATTTATCTCTGCATGTTTTAATGGATATTGAACAAGTGAGCACACCAACAAATCAAGACATGTTGTCAAAGGCAATTGCAAAATGGGAGTTCTAAGGAAATAAAACTTGAAACAAATAATTCAGCATAGAAAAAACTTGTGGCATAAATGTGCCTTATTTTGGGAGgagtttcttttgtttttaccaaaaatgaaaaaatccAAGTGTTGTTCTCCCAAATCACAAGAACAGAGTTCATCAgattaataaaacaaaacaaaatgagaAAAGTGAGGTTATTCTGGACGTTTTTGCTGTCTGTGCAGGTACCATTGCCGAAGGTGCCCCTGTGATTCCCATCTCAGCCCAGCTCAAGTACAACATAGAGGTTATCTGTGAATACATCTGCAAGAAAATACCTGTGCCTGTTAGAGACTTTACCTCACAGCCACGACTCATAGGTGTGTGTTTCTCACAGCAACATTTGCCTGTAATTTTATGGTGCGGAAAgtatatataaagtatatatatatacatgaGCTTGTTAGTAGGTCTGATCTGAGCATTTTCAAGAAGGTCATGAGCCGGGGTAATCACCCTTTGTACGAGCAGATACCAAAAATGACGAAGACTTCACTTCGGCTATGAGCCCCTATAGTAGTGTTTTGCCCGAGATCAACACAGAAAGTTTGAAGATCTCTTATGTAAATAGACTATACTTTAAACATAAGCTATGTGTATAAGTGACCTGATGATAGATTTTTAGATTTAGATtttaattatatattatatacataGTTTTAGTAATTTTACCTATTATTTAAAgacatcattattattattgttattattattgttgttattattattattatcattatttttattattattattattatgattaatattatattattattattattattattattattattattattattattattattattattattattattattgttatttattattattattattattattattattattattattattgttatttattattattattattattattattattattattattattattattattattattgttagaTGATCTTCTCTGTAACTGCTTGGCTCAATATGCAACCCATTGTATGTAATAACGGCTTTTGCTTTCCCCTTTAGTTATCAGATCATTTGATGTAAACAAGCCAGGATGTGAGGTGGACGACCTAAAGGGGGGTGTGGCAGGTGGTAGCATCCTTAAGGGTGTATTAAAGGTAAGTTTATATATATGCatggggaggggtgcatgGACTCATACTCACATGTAAATTCACCTGTACCATGGTACATGTTATCTGGTAACAAATGATTAATTAATTAAGACTGTTTCACCTGCCTGTGTATTGCATTCATCTTATTAGTATCTAGGGATACTAAGGCATTAGGGGCAAACACAAGGGGGTACTGGCCCCTTTCTTCTTGGTCTTGATACCTTGTCCTCCCTACATACATAGGCACATACAAAAACTTGAATGTCAGAAAATCTCGAAAATCTCGAATTGAAGGGTAGCTCCTAGAAAGAGAAGCTAATGTACTTGAGAATGTCAAAAGATTGTATTGTTTTGGATTGCTAGCCTTTACAGTAGAGACTCACAACTCTTAACAATTTTACCCTTCAATAGATTGGACAAGAAATAGAAGTCAGACCTGGTATTGTATCTAAAGACAGCGAGGGTAAACTACAGTGTAGGCCTATCTACTCTCGCATCATCTCTCTGTTTGCCGAGCAGAATGACCTTCAATATGCAGCCCCAGGAGGCCTTATTGGTAAGTGTAAACAATATTATTGTACAGTGCACTAGTAGAGGGGAAAGCCACTAAAACGAGACATGCCTACATATGTCAATAGTATATTTATTATGGAATCATCTGAATACAGTGTTGGGCTCTTGGacttgtaaaaaaattatgcttatgaaaaaaaaatcgctaCAACCCATTGAGGTGTAAACCCCAATAAATCTGTCTAGATCAAGTATTGCCTAGCCTCCTCCCCAGGCACCTCAATCCAGAAATAAgtgaagaaagaaaacacctatttcaatgCAGGCCTAAAATAAATTTGGGCTGGACCCCAGACAACCTCATACCTTGAACATGAAACACAGGAAATCCTGTGCGCTatcttttctttgtttgactgagttgcctgctacattggaggggggggggggtctaaGTATCACCCACAGTTGAACGACCAAGCTCATTGTGTGTGTTTATCCATCAGGTGTTGGAACCAGAATTGACCCCACCCTCTGTAGAGCAGATCGTATGGTTGGGCAGGTAGGTAACCATCTTGTCGACAAAAGAGATCAAGGGCCAATGTAGGGGATGGGCCCTGTTGGCCCTGACCCCATAATTTCAGAGATCATAAAGAGAATTCAGGGctgggttcctagaaagcaggttagcacTAACCCAGGGATGAATGCACATTTCATCCAATCAAATTTCAAGATAGCCGTATTTATTCCTGGGCTAGcactaacctgctttctaggaactgGCCccagaaacaaacaaaaaaacgaaATCGCCTCATtggaaataggtgtatggCAACAAGTATTGAATTctggttaaagccgcattgtcaccagtttacttctggtcgattacgtaacaatatccggtgatttttaacggaaaacgcgaaaaataattcaaaatatagaaagcagtaagtctattggaagtttctttgaggatgtgattgataatttagagcggatggcctgttaaaaatctcggattttaatagattcttttgtcttttaacaattgaggtttccgtcgaacctccggaagtaaactggtgacaatgcggcttcaaTGTAATATGtacattatatttttcttgtgtAGGATAGGTATCAAAAGAAACATGgctatttatgtatttttattatgtgTCCACTCACTGTGAATTCCAATGTTTGCCAGGTTCTCGGCGCCGTGGGGGCACTCCCGGAAATCTACACAGAGCTGGAGATCAGTTACTTCCTTCTGCGCCGACTGCTTGGCGTCAGGACCGAGGGGGATAAGAAAGGGGCAAAGGTTGGTACTTAGTGATTTGTCATCTGTACTCCTCTGTTAtactttaaagccgcattgtcaccagtttacttccggaggtccgacggaaacctcaaccgttaaaagacaaaagaatctattagaatccgagatatttaacaggccatctgctCAAAATTATctatcacatcctcaaagaaacttccaatagacaaactacttttaatattttgaaatatttttcgcgttttcctttaaaaatcatcggtCGTAAtccaccggaagtaaactggtgacaatgcggctttaaccccCTTTAAGTAGGAGAACGGGAAAAGGGGGACGTTGGGGACAATAAGCCTGTGTCCGTTCACTGCAGGGGTTGAAACAGGTCCTGTTCTCATCCAAAGCCCTCTTCACAAagccaataatgataaaattgtAAAACAAAGTGCATTGGATCAATATGCGGTTGAACTCTAGTAGCGCTAGGAATAATAAAGGTACGAGTGGTTCTAGTCCAGATCTGGGACTCGTTTTGCGcccgacattctggctcgggCTCGCGGGAAAGAGGGTCCCGTGTCTGGACTAGGGTGGTTCCTGGAGGAATTTAAACTAAGTCATACTTCCTTAAGCTAGATTCTGACAGCAGATATTAAAGTGGCCGatactaaacaaaaaaaaaatgaaatttaaaaaCTTGGCGAAAATATGCGACCtatattgaaattttaaaactTGGCGAAAATGTGCGAcctatattttttcttctcgGCGCTACGTAgactatctattgacttaTAGAAAACTCCaactcgtagtctaattgttaaatattagCTTCATATCAATACTATGTCTTTGGCAGACGGTATTAGATTGTTTGTTGCAAGACTGATTCTCCCTACACATTTAAACCCATCGACACAACTTGCGTGACACGTAGTTCCGTGAGTTATGAAACCCTGTGCAAATATTCATCTTTGTATCCTACAACCAAAACACgtcatttctatttatttataaagtaTCAAGTTTATacggaaagttgtattttcaatatttagagaatatttcaatatttacGGAATGTCTATCGACCACTCTTTTGTTATTGGTTCGCAAGTAAActccaaaataaatatctacCTTTAAactctgatatgttattgacgatatttgattggaaATATCTTTGttaaattagccgatggaaatggatgctttgtgtgacccGCCTTCGAGCGGGTGcttaaaatggcggctttaTTGGCCCTCTTTAAATCCTTCCTTCGCTTGCGCAGGTCAGCAAGTTAACCAAGAACGAAGTGCTCATGGTAAACATCGGCTCTCTGTCCACCGGTGGACGAGTTCTCGCCGTCAAAGCTGATTTGGCGAAGATCGTGTTGACCCAACCAGTGTGTACGGAGATCGGCGAGAAAATCGCGCTGAGCAGAAGAGTCGAGAAGCATTGGAGGTGTGTTTGTTCGCCTTCCTCGCACCTTCCCACAACTCTTTGCAACACGCGCGTGAAACCGGGGGTAATAACAGACTTTGCCATCTTGTTGACAATTTTGGCGCCTGGCCTCGTTTTCACGCGCGCGTCGCAAAGGGTCGCGGGAAGATGTGGAAAAGTAAATTTACCATCCATCTTCAGTGACAGTGTGTACACACTAATTCACACTCATAATTGCAAAGTGCGTACTAGTCCGTATCTGTTTACTCATAAGTAAGGTTAGTTACATGTGACACGCtcatgcctagtgcacactagtgacataacgacataacaacctAGGTGCGCGCACTCTTTTATGCCCGACACACAACGACATGGtataatgacataaaataaaataaacacattccGAATATTCCGAAATTGATGTTGTTTATCTAACTAACAAAGATATTCCGGGAGCGGAATTGCCAAAACCTACCACTTTCTAGCTTTCATTCAGTATCACAGCGTCCCCTAAAATCGTCCCACCATGCAGTTCGCTTACCAACTCGTCCCAATCCCCCCCCCGCAACGTTAGAAGTGCAATAACCTGGCTTTTTGCTGGAATTCTGTTTGGTATTCCTGTGGTCAGGCAAGAAAAGGGCTGGGAAGAGCCAACCCAGCGCCACAACTCTTGCCAGTCACAGTAAGCTGGACCCGAACGTGCCCTGTACTAGGCTGATCGATAGTGGCTTCGCGTTATATTGAATCCGATATTTTACTGTGTTACCCTCCTTCCAAAGACTTCTAGCATGTCGTACTGATTGCGATGTCTCTTTGTTTTAGGTTGATTGGCTGGGGCCAGATCCGCCGAGGAGTGACTATCAAACCCGAATCCTAAACACCCAACGGAAACCAAGACCCTACTCGATACCGTGTGATAAACCCTCCGCGACGTTTGCCCACGTGATGTTCTCGTGGCTTACTAAGATTGCCAAGACAAGTGCAAGATAGAATGAACATTGTATCGATAATGGCTGGTCTTCGTGACCACAAAAGCTCCATGGACGGAGTAGTGTTGATATGCCTTAAATCTGAGCCACCCTAGGAATGCCATACATAAACACACATGGATCACAGAATGCGGTATAGGTTACCGTGATCAGACAACAATAAGCGTACCAACGCCAAATACGTCGCACGAGCTATAAGTGTTTTTGGATCGAACactaaaattttgttttatactatattttttttcatataaggAATAAATTCACTATGAAATCATCTTTTATGACATGGCGAATTTAGAATTAGTTCCTTATTTGCGGCGCAAAAATATGGCAAAAATCGCTACGCGCTCGCAACCGACGTATTTGGCGTTCTAAGTCCATCCCAGACACTTATGGCTCACGGCATGAGCAAGCTATACCGTAAtagaatcaataaaaaatgattgGGATATTGGTCTCTTTTATCTTCACCAGTGAGACCTagtgtcagtgcaaatgataaattaaaaacaaaaaacaaaatcatgGATAATCGGTACCGTCATCGCTGAGTTCCATTTGTCACCACTTATTCTTACAAATGAGCACATTACGGTCGTAGAAATTACATGTGACATTCGCCATGCGCAACGAAAACTTTTTTCGAACATGTAAATACCATCTGTATAGAAGTAATCAAAAGCAAGAGGTGTAGTGCTTTCATAAATCCATGGATTGCACTTTAGCATATTTAGCACTAGTACACTCTAAGGCCACATTATCGGTTTTGGGCGGCTCCGGCGTCCAGAATTTGTGCCGCATACAACTTTTTAAATTCATACGGGTTCTGATTTCTGCGCGCTTCTTTATACAAGAAATGGCAAAGGATAGACATCCAATCACTCCATACAGCTGTGCTTGGGAAACCTAGTTTGTTCCCGCGCAGCCGTATAAATCCACAAAGAATGGGACTAGGGAAaccgacagagcaaaaaatggcaagtttttcCCCAAATAGGGTCTGGTCAacttcgtcttcgagatatgaggcttgaagtgcaattttcaaatgtttaaagtatgaattctcctcatTTTGACGGAGAAGTCGAAATCTGATCAGAAATCCGCTAATATCTATAACTTttatatcttctaaatttctttaaaatttggaattaagcttttggtcatgcggaatcttgagcttatatattgagaattggaaagtTTCATGCCAATCTTTTGCTCTGTCAGGGAAACCCTTGCCTCTGATTGAATGAATCCTTTTTCTTCACGTGAGAAGCCTGACTGAGATTACAagataagaaaaagaaaacccGCCCGTCTGCATGCCCCCAAGGAAGAAATCTCGACCTGAAACATAAGATCACTTATGTAGGGGCAAGGATTCTGTCAATAAggggagaaaaaagaaattaaaagcataCCCTTAAAAAGCCCTTCCCTTCCCACCTTTCTCTCTTTGAGGAGACGAACAAGACTAGGCCCCCGGGGACTTTTTGAGCTTACAATAGTCAATGACTGTGGCTGTGGCCTTTTTGCCCGAAGTAGCTTGGAAACGAGCGAAAAAGAATATTAGAGTTTTCATCGTCGATGACATGTGACTCTTGCAAACGAATCACATTATTAGCTGTCATAGCACACCCACGTAGAGTGCGCTGATTGGCTAACACGTAATGTCGTGTCATGCAATGTTATTTTGAAAAGAGTTTGCCATCATTTATGCCAAATATAGTTCGGCAAAAACGAAAGTGCGGCGCTTTTCCTGTAATAATGATCGGATTTTCTTCGCTTTCTGTCGAAAACATATTTATGTTATAAAATATGGATCTAATATTAAAACTGAAACGGTTTCATATTGcaagaaacaaacaagaaCCCTTGAGCTATTTATTACTTTCTAGAGACGGGGCGGCGAGGTTTTATCAAAAGCAAAACAGCATTGCTGGGGGTAAATTCCTCGAATCTGATTGGCCACGCAAAAGGGGGCGTGACGAATTCGCTGATGAGATATTCTAAGAGGGATTTTATTGGTTGGAGCACATCTAATTGATCTCTCATTGGATAGGAAAAGCTGCCAATCACCCAAATTCTGCGATTTGATTGGCCAAGATGCGACAGGTGCCCATCAACCTGACGAATTCCGCCTAAAAAATTTTCAGCAAATTTCGAACACTCTGATCGCGCATTCACTCCGCAAGAAAACCGCGCTCTGTAGAGACCGCGTGACTTTCTCTAGGGGATACGGGCATACCAAATTTAAAATGTCCCACATAAACTTAATTCCCGGTGACCAAGGAGTGAGACATAGCACGGTAAAGGCATAGAATCTCTGCGCTTAGAGCCGAATAAATCTCGTTcattgcattttgtttttatttttttagatgaaCCCAAAATATCTGCATACGAATTCAACAAGTCATACATGGCCGTTTAGCGCTATAGCTGAACTGATCGGTAAGAAGAACGAGCTTCATTATTAGCTTTTAGATGACATGAAGCATAAATCCAGTAGAGATGAGGTCTTG from Nematostella vectensis chromosome 14, jaNemVect1.1, whole genome shotgun sequence carries:
- the LOC5510412 gene encoding eukaryotic translation initiation factor 2 subunit 3, X-linked, with the translated sequence MDGSSNFGQPHLSKQDLSKLDVAQLNPLTQEVISRQATINIGTIGHVAHGKSTVVKALSGVQTVRFKNELERNITIKLGYANAKIYKCDHPGCPNPGCYRSAGSAKEDVFPCERSGCPGKFRLMRHVSFVDCPGHDILMATMLNGAAVMDAALLLIAGNESCPQPQTSEHLAAIEIMKLKHILILQNKIDLVKESQAKDQYDQILKFVQGTIAEGAPVIPISAQLKYNIEVICEYICKKIPVPVRDFTSQPRLIVIRSFDVNKPGCEVDDLKGGVAGGSILKGVLKIGQEIEVRPGIVSKDSEGKLQCRPIYSRIISLFAEQNDLQYAAPGGLIGVGTRIDPTLCRADRMVGQVLGAVGALPEIYTELEISYFLLRRLLGVRTEGDKKGAKVSKLTKNEVLMVNIGSLSTGGRVLAVKADLAKIVLTQPVCTEIGEKIALSRRVEKHWRLIGWGQIRRGVTIKPES